A stretch of DNA from Thermanaerosceptrum fracticalcis:
AGACCGCAAGTGTTTTCTTTTTGCCTAACAGAGGGCAGATATAACCACAAAGAAAACCTCCCAATGTCCCGGCCAGTAAATAGTAAGTAAGAACCAACCCGGCCTGCTTTTCATCTGTTCCCTGAGCCACCAGCCAAAGGGGAATGAATGTGGTTGTAGCCGTTACGAGCCAGGAACGTAAACCCACAATGCCGCTCAGCATCCACAACGAACGGTAATTCCTGCCATCATTGGCACAGTAAACCGGCTCTTCATATATTTTTTCGGATTCGGATTTAGGTATAAGACGGAGCAACATAATCCAGATAAGTCCCGGAATGACCAGATATACAAGGCCGTTTAAACCCCATTTGGCCACAATAAGTGCAGTGATGGCCGGTGCAAAAGCGAAGCCGAAATTGCCACCCGCACTGTACACAGACATTTTGATGGCTTTGTGTGAATTTGCCCCCTCTACGGCTTTAGTAGCGCCTAAGGGGTGATATAAGGCTGAGCCTAATCCTCCCAAAGCCACCAAAAAGAGAAACAGAGGATAATTTTGCACATAAGCCAGCAGGCTCATGGGTATGGCAATAGCCGCTAAGGCCAGACCTAATGACCAGTTCCACTTTGCTTTGTCAATGAGATAGCCAAATACGGGCTGCAGGAAATTGGCTGTTATAGTTTGTACCGTTACAGCCAGGGCTAGTTGGGTGTTATTTAAGCCCCATAATATGCCTATAAAAGGCAACAAAGGAGGTAACATATTTACATAGAAATCTACCCAAAAATGTCCTCCCGAAACTAAAAGGGTCCCGCCCCATTTTGTCTGCAGCAATGTCTTCTCATCCCCTTGTCCAATAATCTTGCACAGATAATTATATACGCAGCACAGGAAGTTGAGCAACAAATATTGGTTACTAACGACAAAAATCAAAGTGGTTTTTTCAACCACCTTGATTCTGGCCCGATCCTCCCTGCTGCTGACCTTCTCTTTCTTTTTTACCTTCCTCTTCACCCTTTATTTCTATACTTTCCACTTCCCCGGTGATATTCATCTGGAATTCCTGCCCATCTTTGGTTTTTATCTTGACTACAGTCTTTTTACCTTTTTGGCCTTGTCCTTGTTGATTACTCCCACCCTCTTGCTGCTGGCTTTGTTGATTCCCCCCCCCCTTGGTTACCGCCAGGTTTTTTTTCCGGGCTCTCTTTTTTCTCCCGTTGTTTCTTGATAGTTTCCAGCCTTTCTTTCATCAGCGAAAGATTTTCTTTGGTTATGGCGCGAATGGGTGTAAACCTTGCGGGTACCGTATGGCTTCCGTTATTTATAAGCTGTTCGTATTCCCAGGGCTCATCTTTCTCCAAATCCTTGGCCGCTTGAAGCGAAACTTGAGCAACCAGTTCAGGCATGATATCGATCTCTGCTGCATGGTATCCCTTTTCCATGGCTTCCACAATTTTTTGGTCGGTGCCAATACCAAAAGTCTTAACTTTCCCGGCCATACCTTTTTGCTCCAGAGCCTGCAAGGCACCTAATGACAATTCGGGTGAGGAAGCTAAAATGGCTTGAGGAATTTTATTGTTTTCCAGATACTTTTTCACAACATTAAAGGCCAATGAAGGATCCCAGTTTACTATTTCCTCCGTCCAGATGGCTCCTATGTTTTTATTTTCACGCAAAACATTCAAATTACCTTTTACAATACGTTCAGCAATAGGGTCCCCCCGTGAACCCCTCAGCAACAAAACCGTATAAGGCTCGTTTCCTTTAATAGTTTGTAGCATTTGCTGGGCCTGCATTTCCCCGGCCCTCTCAAAATCAGGGGTGATAAAGGCATCAGCCGTGCTGTCTGGCGGTAGAGAACCAAGAGCGATAATCTTCGCATCTTTTTTCTGGATATCCCCAAACTTCTTGGTTAACATTTCGGGGTTGACCGGCTGTACAATAATAACTTTAACCTTTTCTTTCAGTGCTTCTTCCAAATCCTTGTCCTGTTTCAGGGGATCATTCTGGGCATCGAGCCAGGAAATCTCCATTTTTTCTTCTCCAGCTTTTTTCGTCATGATTTCTTTCAAAACTATATAGTTTTCGTTGGTGGAATTGGGTATGCTTACGGCAATTTTGGTCTTGTTTTGCTCTTCTTGTTGTTTCTTAGGTCTTAATTGAGGTACCCTACTGCAACCCGCTGCCAGCAAAAATACCAGCATAATACAGATAGCCTGTCGCCAATTTTTTTTCATTTATATCACCTAATTTTATAGTGCTATTTCTAGTATGATATTTCCTAATAAAATTATGAGATTTCCATTATATTTTTGTATATTGCTGGTAATATTTACTAAATTTTTGGTAAAGCTATAAATGGGAAATTATTGAAGGAGGTGACCTAAATTGGCTGGTTACGCATGTCCAGTATGCGGTAAAAAGTCAAGACTTCCGGGATTCTGCTGTGGACAAACCATGGTGCAGCAGGGAACATATTATTGTGATAGATGCAGAGCCCAATCCAACTGTGCTGCAGATTGTTGTGGTTCACCCATGAAGCTTATCTAAAATAACTACATAAACTAAATAAAAACAGGGAAGCCAGCTTTTTAGCTTTCTTCCCTGTTTTTACTGTTTTTTTCTTGATCAAGCCGGTACAAAAAAGCAAGAACCCGGGCTACCGCTTCATACAGATCAGGAGGAATTTCCGTCCCCAGGGGTACTTCTATAAGTTTCGCCACTATTTCCCTGTTTTCCAGGATAGGTATCCCGTGGTCCCGGGCTACGCTTAAGATTTTCTCCGCCATCAAACCCTCACCCACAGCTATGACTTTCGGTGCCCCTTGGGGCTCTTCCAGATTATAGTCCAGAGCTGCAGCCTGTTTTTTACCTTTCATTTTCTCACCTCATACAGTGCAATCAATACTGTCTCGCACTTCTTTTCGAATCAAAGGACCCATGGGTGCGGGGACGACCTGGCAAATAGTAGTGGCTGTCTTCAGAATACCGATGCGCTCCTTAAGTAAAATTTCCGTATCTTCCTGTTCCGGCCACATTTGGACATAGGTATATCCATCTACTACTGTGAGCACAATCTGGATATGTCCTAATTTTTTATAATCCATCTGCATGTGAATTTCAAAAATCTTCTTATCTTTAGCTTTCTGCCCATAGTGTAATATCTCTATGGACTCATAGCCACCCTTTTGTTTATTATTGGGGAAAAGTAAAGCCAACATGATATGGGGATCCACCAAATAACGCAAAGCTTCTCCTTGGGCAACCGGAATTCTTCTTAAAGCTGTTTCAATTTTTGTCATCTCTTTATCGATGGAAAACCCATATTTTTTCATCAATTGTTTTAAAGGATCTTCTTTTTTAACTTCTTTTTCCTCCATCCCGGCCGGTATAGTTTTAAAGAGAACCTTTTGGCCTTCATGGCTTAAAACCTGAAGGCGCATAACCTGGCCGATTTCCAGGGGGATATGGGATTGGGCAACAATTAACCGGGCCCCCAACTGCAAAATATAGTTATTTCCTTCCCTTGAAACCACGGTAGCCATAAACTTTTGCCCGGGAGAAAATGTCAAAAGAGTATTTTCTTTCGTTGATGTTCCCAGACATAAAATGAGATTGTTCATTTTATCCATCATATTATTACAACTCCAGCATATAAAGAAAAATGCCGGTTAATCGGCATAAAAGAACAAGGCTATGGTGCCGGGACCAGCATGGGTACCTACTACCGCCCCGATATCAGAAATAATGTGTTCACTACACCTGAGTTCGGAAATCATACGTTTATGGAAGGCAATTGTTTCATCGAGCACATCAGCATGGACCAGCGCACAACGAATCTCGCGGCCTTCATGGGCATCGGAAAATTTACGGGCCAGTTCTAAAATCCGTTCTAATGCTTTCCCCTTTCCCCTTACTTTTTCAAAAGATGCCACAAAACCATCCTGGAGGGTGAGTATGGGTTTGATATTCAACATGGTGCCCAAAAGGGCCTGAGCCTTACCAATACGCCCTCCTTTTTGCAAGTATTCCAGAGTATCCACCACAAAGTATGTATTTACCTTATTCATTACGTTATGGGCAATATTGATAATTTCCAATTTATTTTTGCCTGCCCTGGCCGCCCGGGCAGCCTCAATCACCACCAAACCTAAGGCCATGGAAACAAGTTTACTGTCAATGACGGTGATATCTCTACCAGGCAAAGCATTTTTCGCAATCAAGGCAGCCTGGTATGTCCCACTCATGTTAGCGGAAATGTGAATGGAAATTACAGAAGAGCCGTCCGCCGAAAGACTATTAAATACTTCCTGAAATTCTCCCGGTGAAGGCTGGGATGTGGTGGGGAGCTTATCACTTTCCTTCAATTTCTCGTAAAATTCCCTGGCGCTGATATCAACACCTTCACAGTAAACGTTTTCCCCAAAGAGGACTTTAAGAGGTACAACAGTAATACCCAATTCCTTTATCAAGGCCAGAGGTAAATCGGCTGTACTGTCAGTAACAATCTTTACCTGACTCATCATAACACCTCATTTTTTACTCTAAGGATATTAGGTAATAATACAAGGGTTGGCCACCAAAGTGTAATTCAAAATCGATGCCCGGATACTTATCTGCCAGGTATTCTACCAGATTGTGTGCTTCCTCTTCCCCAATCCCTTCGCCATAATAAATCGTCACCAATTCATGGTCGTTCCGCAAGGTCCTATCAATAACAGTTTCCACTGTGTCTTTCACGTTACTGCCTGTGGTGACTAGTTTGCCATCTACCAGCCCAAGTATTTGTCCTTTTTGGATATCATGCCCTTCAAACTGGGCTTCACGTACCGCATAGGTTATTTCCAGAGAAATTACCTCTTTACTTGCGTCTTCCATTTTGGACTTGTTGGCCATAAGGTCATACTCGGCATTAAAAGCCATTAGTGCGGCAATACCCTGGGGTATTGTTTTTGTGTTAATAACTTCCACGGGTTTACTGGAAAGTTTGGCCGCTTGCCGGGCAGCCAGGACGACGTTACTGTTGTTGGGTAAAATAATGACTTCTTCCGCCAAAATATTCTCAATGGCTTCCACGAAATTTTCTGTGCTGGGATTCATGGTCTGACCACCAGATATGATAATGTCTACCCCTAGACTTTTGAAGATCTCTACCAAACCATTGCCAACGGCCACAGCGATAAGTCCTAAATGTTTTTTGGCCCGCGCTTTAAGCTGCATCTCTTTATTTTGTTCGCTCATGTTATGTATCTGTATTTCATGGAGGGAACCAAAATTTATACAATAATCCAGTACCGTCCCAGGGTAATTGGTATGAATGTGTATTTTGGCCGTATCAGGATTTCCCACTACCAGAAGACAGTCTCCTTTATCGGTAAGGTTTTTCCTAATCGTATCAAGGGGCAGGTCATTTAATGTTTTTTTCAGGATAAATTCAGTACAATACTGGTACTCCAGCACATCACCATTGGGCGCATATCCCGCTGCCGCCACCGCTGGTTTAAATTCTTCTGTTTCTATCACTAAATCCGAAACATCTAAACCTTTAAGGGAGGACAGCATACCCTCCAGAATATACACCAGACCCTGGCCGCCAGCATCTACTACGCCTGCTTGTTTTAATACCGGTAAAAGAGTCGGTGTTCTTTGTAAAGAGGCTATGGCTCCCTTATGTGCGGCTTCTAATACTGAATCAATGGTGGCATGAGGCTGGATTGCAGCTTCACGACCGGCTTCAGATGCTTCCCGGGCCACGGTGAGTATTGTCCCTTCTACTGGATTCATCACGGCTTTATAGGCTGCTTGTACAGCACTCTCCAATGCTTCAGAAAACACCTGAGGGCCGAGAGAATCTAATCCTTCCGCCCTTTTAGCAAAACCGGCAAATAATTGAGAAAGTATAACACCAGAGTTGCCTCTGGCACCCATCAAAGCACCATAAGCGACTTGTTTGGCACAGTTACCAATATGTTCGTCTTGTTTTTGTAAAACTGCTTTGGCAGCCGAGGCCATAGTTAAGCTCATATTGGTTCCCGTGTCTCCATCAGGAACGGGAAACACGTTTAGGGAATCCACCAGATTTTTTCTATCTTCAAGGTATTTACTGGCCGTTACGATTAACTTTAACCATAGCCGGCCATCTAATTCTTTTGTCTTCACCCTTTTGCCTCCTCAAATGCTGTATCTTAGCGGGAAAAATTACCACATTATGTAACTTTCCGAATGATTACACTATATATTCATTCTTTTCTATTATACTTTGTAACAGGAAACATCGTCAATTTCTACCTGCTCCCTTCCTTACCGGGACCTAATACTTATCAGCTTTACCAGCCATACTAAAAGGTGAGGTGCAAAAAATGATTCAGATAGATGATGCAGGCAGCGGCAGCTTAATCGGCGGGACCGGTATCGGGGTCATGCGCGCAGAAACCAGGGAATATTACTTTGATATCATTCCTCTACCTTATTATCAGCCGCCTCTCTTCCCTGAAAAAAAATATCAAGAATGTGTTATAGATATTGTGCGGGAAGCTTTTCAAAGGTTTTCCGTATCACACGATGAGCCCATTGAGATATGCCGTGGCTATATGTTTGACAGCTTACGCGGCTGGTTATCAGATCAAGGCTACCGGTGGAAAAGTACAATTATTGAAGGTACACTGCAGGAAAAAGTAGAAGAAGCTTTTAATCGTTATGTAATTAGCCTCGGATTACCTGAGAATTTCGTGAAACACGCCCGTTATGCTTTCGGTTTTCACCGTTTATTGAAATGGGTTTTTGCTGACCTGGAAAACAGGGCAGCCTTATGTAAAACAGGCTGGAAAAGCTGGCAAAAGTGGTCCCGGATAGAACGGAGTATCTTTTTAAATGAGGCCAGGAAAAAAGAGTATTGTTTGAAATGCGGGAAACCAATTGAACCCAATGAACCGGTAGTCACTATGGAATATATTACAAACAGATTTTGGTCTATTAATATCCATACCGGTTGTTACACCGGAGAATAATACAATGCTGGCAGTGTTAACAAAAAAGCTAAGAATCAACTGTTCTTAGCTTTTTTCCTTATTTCTCATTTTCTTTACTTTGACATTCTTTACAAATACCATACATTTTTAGCTGGTGATTCTGGACTTTGAAACCATTCCTTTTTTGTACCACTGCTTCCAGGGATTCTAAAAGATCGTCATTGAATTCCGCCACAGTACCACACTGGAGACAAATCAGGTGGTGATGGTGATGGTCATCAATATCCGTCAATTCATAGCGGCTTCGGCCATCGCCAAAATTCATCACCCGCAAAATATCCAACTGTGCTAAAAGGTCTAAGGTACGATACACTGTAGCCAGGCCTATTTCAGGATGTTCCTCCTTTACCAAGCCGTAAACATCCTCAGCACTAAGATGTTCATTGGGATTTTCCGAGAATACTTTAACAATAAGCTGTCTTTGCGGCGTTAACTTATAATCCTTGGCATGCAAACGTGTTCTAATATCCTCCAATTTAATCGGCATTACATCACCTGCGTGAAAATTATTATCAGTTATATTATACTCCACTTCCTCAAGTATAAACAAATAATTCCTTATTTCTATTATTTTTTCCAGAAAGAAGGCAGGATTAGCACCAGTACCGTGTACAGTTCCAAACGGCCCAGCAGCATAAAGATAGAAAGCATATATTTGCCAGTGGCCGGTATAAAACTATAGTTCTGTACCGGACCCACCTTGGCCAGGCCGGGGCCAACATTACCCAATGTTGCTGCCACAGCAGTAAAGGCGCTGGTCAGGTCTAATCCAAGCAGAGCCATAAAAACTGTACCGAAAATTGTTATTAAGATGTAAATAAAGAAAAACTGCAGAATATTTATCACAATGTCATGAGGAACATTTTTAGCGCCAATTTTTAAGTTCATAATGGCCCGTGGGTGAACCACCTTTTGTAATTCCAGGAGGCACTGTTTAAGTAAAACCAGGATACGTCCCACTTTAATAGAACCGCCAGTAGAACCTGCACATCCTCCTACAAACATTAAAGCCACCAGGATAGCCTGGGAGAAAAAAGGCCAGCGGTCAAAATCGGCGGTAGCATAACCTGTAGTTGTAATGATGGAAACAACCTGAAAACTTGCCAGGTTTAAAATATTGCCTATTCCCTTTATTCCTGCAAGAAATAAATCGAAGGAGACAAAAGCAATGGAAGCCAGTACAATCAAGGAATATAATTTAAATTCCGGATTACGCCAAAAAGTCCATAAACTCCTGCCCCTGAGAGCCTGATAGTACAACGCAAAATTAGCACCGGACATAAACATAAAAATTGTTATAACCCAGTGAATCATAGGATTAGTATAATAGCCGATACTGGCATTCTTAGTAGAAAATCCCCCCGTAGCTAAGGTCCCAAAAGTATGACACAAAGCATCGAAAAGGGGCATCCCCAGTAACCAGAGCAGCAAGGTTTCAACTATAGTAAACAGGAGATAGGTGTACCATAAGATTTTAGCCGTTTCACTGATACGGGGTTTTATTTTTTCCGCTACCGGACCCGGTGATTCCGCCCTAAACATTTGCATGCCCCCCGTGCCCAGGGAGGATAAAATAGCGATAAACAGCACAACAATACCCATTCCACCCAGCCAGTGGGTTAAACTACGCCAAAACAATACTCCATGGGGTAAAGACTCAATATCAGTCAAAACACTGGCTCCCGTTGTGGTAAAACCGGACATAGTCTCAAAAAAGGCGTCGGCATAGGAGGTAAAAGTACCGGTTAAAATATAAGGTATGGCGCCAAAGGCCGAAGCCAACAGCCAGCTAAAAGTGACTACGATAAAGGCTTCACGGTTGTGAAAAGTCCCTTCCAGTTTAGTTGCTTTATGGGCGACAAAACCAGCCAGGAAGGTAACTATACTGCTACCCAAAAAAGCCAGCCAGTCAGAATCCCCGTAATATAAGGACCACATCAGGGGCAATACCATGGAGACGCCGATAATCATTAACATAATACCTAATGAGGAGATAATTTTTTGATAATTCATCTTAGAACCCCTTTATTTAGCTGTAAAGTACTCTTCAACCTTGCCTATGGCCTTGGGTAGGGCAAAGACGGTCACTGTGTCACCGGACTTCAAGTAATCTTCCCCTGTTGGTACAATCACTTGGTTATTGCGGTAAATAGATCCAATAATGGCGCCGGTGGGAAAGACCAATTCTTTTAACTTTTTGTTTACTACCTTTGATTCGGGGGTAACAACTAACTCCATCATTTCAGCCTGAGCTTGACTTAGCAGGGTTACAGAGACAACATTAACCCCTTTTTTGATAAAGCGTAGAATAGCGTTGGCCGTCAGTATCCTGGGGCTTATCCCCACATCAACACCAACACCCTCCATGAGGCTAATGTAGTCGGAGCGTCGCACCTGGGCAATGGTCCGTTTTGCACCAAGGTGTTTGGATAGGAGAGCAACTAAGAGATTCAGTTTGTCGTCATCGGTAAGACAAACGAATACATCAGTTTCTCCTGCCCCCTCTTCTTTAAGAAGGTCCAGATCAGTACCATCACCGTGTAATACCAGTGTGTTCTCCAAATGTTTGGAAATCTCCATACATCTTTTATAGTCTTTTTCAATAACCTTGACCGAGATCTTTCTTTCCTCCAATATTTTCGCCAGGTGGTACCCGGTAAGGTCACCACCTAAGATCATTACTCGTTCGGCTTTTTGTCTTTCTGTTCCTAAAAATCTCTCAATTCGAATCATTTCTTTAGTTTTACCCAGGATAAAAATGATATCCTCGGGTAATACCACGTCATCACCGCGGGGTATGATCATGTGGCCTTCCCTAACGATGGCCACAATTAAAAAAGGACAGTTAAATTTCAGGTCCTTCATTTTTTTACCGGCAACAGGAGCATGGCCGGGGATTTTTAGTTCCAGTAACTGTATTTTTCCGTCCGCATAATAGACCACATCCAAAGCTTCCGGTACTTCAATGAGCTTGGCTATTTCCTTGGCTGTTACCAGTTCAGGATTGATAATGAGATCAATTCCTGAAATCGCTCCTTTGTTCAGCTTATTATCTTCTACGTATTCCGGATTCCTCACCCGGGCAATGGTTTTGAGAACCCCATACTGCTTGGCCATCATACAGGCGATCATGTTTACTTCATCAATCTCGGTAACTGCAACCAGGAGAGAGGCTTCTTTGATCCCTGCTTCTTCCAAAGTCCGGCAGCTGGCACCACTGCCTATCACTACCTGGACATCAAGATTTTCTTCCAGATGGCGCGCTCTTTCTTCGTTTTGTTCAATGACTACCACATCCTGGTTTTCGTAGGCCAGTATTTGAGCAATGTTATAGCCAACTTTTCCCGCGCCAATGATGATTACTCTCATATGATGTATACACCCCTCTCCCATCCATTCCAATCTCAATAAATCCTACCACGTACATAATAAAGTGTCAATGAGTCCTTGTGTCACCTGGCCTATACTGATTTAGCCCATCAAAAAAGGGGCTTTGTCACGCCCCCTCTTTTCCTATTTTTCAGTTAATAATCCTAATACGTAGTCAGTGCCATATCTTGCCAGGTCTTCTTTCTTATCGTGAGGTAACCGCCTAATGATGTACTCTAATTGCAGGGCTTGGCGGTACGTCAATCCCTTATACGTGAAATGTAAGGAGAAAGGATGTCGACCCCTTGTGTACTTGGCACCTTTCCCCTCTTGATGATTCCTTAACCTGCGTTCTAAATCCTTGGTAATACCTGTATAAATCGAACCATCGGCGCATTTTAACAAATAAAGGGTCCATTCCATCTTAAACAGCCTTGTTGATTTCTCTTTCCACTTCGTGGACTTGTGCTAAAAGACGCTGTAACAGCCTGGTGTCTTTTTCGGGCATTTTAGCCAGTTCCTCAATGCGCCTTTTAATGGTGTTAAAAGCATGTAATAATTCCTG
This window harbors:
- a CDS encoding MFS transporter, whose translation is MLQTKWGGTLLVSGGHFWVDFYVNMLPPLLPFIGILWGLNNTQLALAVTVQTITANFLQPVFGYLIDKAKWNWSLGLALAAIAIPMSLLAYVQNYPLFLFLVALGGLGSALYHPLGATKAVEGANSHKAIKMSVYSAGGNFGFAFAPAITALIVAKWGLNGLVYLVIPGLIWIMLLRLIPKSESEKIYEEPVYCANDGRNYRSLWMLSGIVGLRSWLVTATTTFIPLWLVAQGTDEKQAGLVLTYYLLAGTLGGFLCGYICPLLGKKKTLAVYFLLTLVVLPLYFYVSPPLRNWVLVILGLIIHGTGPVTVVIGQELLPERAGLASGMTMGFAFGLGGIGTSLTGMLADKMGYIPALLMTALLLIPALILTGFLKLSETSAVKKEEGVLL
- a CDS encoding EscU/YscU/HrcU family type III secretion system export apparatus switch protein yields the protein MKGKKQAAALDYNLEEPQGAPKVIAVGEGLMAEKILSVARDHGIPILENREIVAKLIEVPLGTEIPPDLYEAVARVLAFLYRLDQEKNSKNREES
- a CDS encoding sugar ABC transporter substrate-binding protein, which gives rise to MKKNWRQAICIMLVFLLAAGCSRVPQLRPKKQQEEQNKTKIAVSIPNSTNENYIVLKEIMTKKAGEEKMEISWLDAQNDPLKQDKDLEEALKEKVKVIIVQPVNPEMLTKKFGDIQKKDAKIIALGSLPPDSTADAFITPDFERAGEMQAQQMLQTIKGNEPYTVLLLRGSRGDPIAERIVKGNLNVLRENKNIGAIWTEEIVNWDPSLAFNVVKKYLENNKIPQAILASSPELSLGALQALEQKGMAGKVKTFGIGTDQKIVEAMEKGYHAAEIDIMPELVAQVSLQAAKDLEKDEPWEYEQLINNGSHTVPARFTPIRAITKENLSLMKERLETIKKQREKKESPEKKPGGNQGGGESTKPAARGWE
- a CDS encoding DAK2 domain-containing protein, producing MKTKELDGRLWLKLIVTASKYLEDRKNLVDSLNVFPVPDGDTGTNMSLTMASAAKAVLQKQDEHIGNCAKQVAYGALMGARGNSGVILSQLFAGFAKRAEGLDSLGPQVFSEALESAVQAAYKAVMNPVEGTILTVAREASEAGREAAIQPHATIDSVLEAAHKGAIASLQRTPTLLPVLKQAGVVDAGGQGLVYILEGMLSSLKGLDVSDLVIETEEFKPAVAAAGYAPNGDVLEYQYCTEFILKKTLNDLPLDTIRKNLTDKGDCLLVVGNPDTAKIHIHTNYPGTVLDYCINFGSLHEIQIHNMSEQNKEMQLKARAKKHLGLIAVAVGNGLVEIFKSLGVDIIISGGQTMNPSTENFVEAIENILAEEVIILPNNSNVVLAARQAAKLSSKPVEVINTKTIPQGIAALMAFNAEYDLMANKSKMEDASKEVISLEITYAVREAQFEGHDIQKGQILGLVDGKLVTTGSNVKDTVETVIDRTLRNDHELVTIYYGEGIGEEEAHNLVEYLADKYPGIDFELHFGGQPLYYYLISLE
- a CDS encoding flagellar hook-length control protein FliK translates to MMDKMNNLILCLGTSTKENTLLTFSPGQKFMATVVSREGNNYILQLGARLIVAQSHIPLEIGQVMRLQVLSHEGQKVLFKTIPAGMEEKEVKKEDPLKQLMKKYGFSIDKEMTKIETALRRIPVAQGEALRYLVDPHIMLALLFPNNKQKGGYESIEILHYGQKAKDKKIFEIHMQMDYKKLGHIQIVLTVVDGYTYVQMWPEQEDTEILLKERIGILKTATTICQVVPAPMGPLIRKEVRDSIDCTV
- a CDS encoding GIY-YIG nuclease family protein, with protein sequence MEWTLYLLKCADGSIYTGITKDLERRLRNHQEGKGAKYTRGRHPFSLHFTYKGLTYRQALQLEYIIRRLPHDKKEDLARYGTDYVLGLLTEK
- a CDS encoding DegV family protein; the protein is MMSQVKIVTDSTADLPLALIKELGITVVPLKVLFGENVYCEGVDISAREFYEKLKESDKLPTTSQPSPGEFQEVFNSLSADGSSVISIHISANMSGTYQAALIAKNALPGRDITVIDSKLVSMALGLVVIEAARAARAGKNKLEIINIAHNVMNKVNTYFVVDTLEYLQKGGRIGKAQALLGTMLNIKPILTLQDGFVASFEKVRGKGKALERILELARKFSDAHEGREIRCALVHADVLDETIAFHKRMISELRCSEHIISDIGAVVGTHAGPGTIALFFYAD
- a CDS encoding TrkH family potassium uptake protein, with protein sequence MNYQKIISSLGIMLMIIGVSMVLPLMWSLYYGDSDWLAFLGSSIVTFLAGFVAHKATKLEGTFHNREAFIVVTFSWLLASAFGAIPYILTGTFTSYADAFFETMSGFTTTGASVLTDIESLPHGVLFWRSLTHWLGGMGIVVLFIAILSSLGTGGMQMFRAESPGPVAEKIKPRISETAKILWYTYLLFTIVETLLLWLLGMPLFDALCHTFGTLATGGFSTKNASIGYYTNPMIHWVITIFMFMSGANFALYYQALRGRSLWTFWRNPEFKLYSLIVLASIAFVSFDLFLAGIKGIGNILNLASFQVVSIITTTGYATADFDRWPFFSQAILVALMFVGGCAGSTGGSIKVGRILVLLKQCLLELQKVVHPRAIMNLKIGAKNVPHDIVINILQFFFIYILITIFGTVFMALLGLDLTSAFTAVAATLGNVGPGLAKVGPVQNYSFIPATGKYMLSIFMLLGRLELYTVLVLILPSFWKK
- the trkA gene encoding Trk system potassium transporter TrkA, which translates into the protein MRVIIIGAGKVGYNIAQILAYENQDVVVIEQNEERARHLEENLDVQVVIGSGASCRTLEEAGIKEASLLVAVTEIDEVNMIACMMAKQYGVLKTIARVRNPEYVEDNKLNKGAISGIDLIINPELVTAKEIAKLIEVPEALDVVYYADGKIQLLELKIPGHAPVAGKKMKDLKFNCPFLIVAIVREGHMIIPRGDDVVLPEDIIFILGKTKEMIRIERFLGTERQKAERVMILGGDLTGYHLAKILEERKISVKVIEKDYKRCMEISKHLENTLVLHGDGTDLDLLKEEGAGETDVFVCLTDDDKLNLLVALLSKHLGAKRTIAQVRRSDYISLMEGVGVDVGISPRILTANAILRFIKKGVNVVSVTLLSQAQAEMMELVVTPESKVVNKKLKELVFPTGAIIGSIYRNNQVIVPTGEDYLKSGDTVTVFALPKAIGKVEEYFTAK
- a CDS encoding Fur family transcriptional regulator, whose amino-acid sequence is MPIKLEDIRTRLHAKDYKLTPQRQLIVKVFSENPNEHLSAEDVYGLVKEEHPEIGLATVYRTLDLLAQLDILRVMNFGDGRSRYELTDIDDHHHHHLICLQCGTVAEFNDDLLESLEAVVQKRNGFKVQNHQLKMYGICKECQSKENEK